The proteins below come from a single Miscanthus floridulus cultivar M001 chromosome 1, ASM1932011v1, whole genome shotgun sequence genomic window:
- the LOC136493393 gene encoding LOW QUALITY PROTEIN: serine/threonine-protein kinase BSK1-2-like (The sequence of the model RefSeq protein was modified relative to this genomic sequence to represent the inferred CDS: inserted 1 base in 1 codon) — translation MGCCRSSLRAGPHAEEKPPRHXPPPPPPTNNGPSFSLNAHQAAAPPLARAAAGDVPVFAEFSLAELRAATAGFAPENIVSESGDKAPNLVYRGHLKGPRGAGAPPRAIAVKKFAKLAWPDPKQFAEEAKGVGGLRHRRMANLIGYCCDGDERLLVAEFMPNDTLAKHLFHWENQTIEWAMRLRVAYYISQALEYCSIKGRPLYHDLNAYRVLFDENGDPRLSCFGLMKNSRDGKSYSTNLAYTPPEYLRNGRVTPESVIFSFGTVLLDLLSGKCIPPSHALDIMRGRNIQAVMDSHLEGNYSTEVATTLVNLASQCLQYEPRDRPDIKKLVSILEPLQTKLEVPSCVMLGIPKPVEEPQTPPIPQHPLSPMGEACSRMDLTAIHQILFTAHYRDDEGNNELSFQEWTQQMRDMLDARKRGDFAFKDKDFKAAIDCYSQFVDVGTMVSPTVFARRSLCYLMCDQPDAALRDAMQAQIVYPDWPTAFYMQAVALSKLNMQSDAVDMLNEASQLEEKRQKSTRVP, via the exons ATGGGTTGCTGCCGCTCCTCGCTGCGGGCGGGGCCCCACGCGGAGGAGAAGCcgccccgcc cgccaccgccgccgccaccgacgaACAACGGCCCGTCCTTCTCCCTGAACGCGCACCAGGCCGCCGCGCCGCCCctggcccgcgccgccgccggggacGTCCCGGTGTTCGCCGAGTTCTCGCTGGCGGAGCTCCGCGCGGCCACGGCCGGGTTCGCGCCGGAGAACATCGTCTCCGAGAGCGGCGACAAGGCGCCCAACCTCGTCTACAGGGGCCACCTCAAGGGCCCCCGCGGCGCCGGCGCCCCGCCGCGCGCAATTGCCGTGAAGAAGTTCGCCAAGCTCGCGTGGCCTGACCCCAAGCAGTTCGCG GAGGAGGCGAAGGGGGTCGGAGGCCTCCGGCACCGGAGGATGGCGAACCTGATCGGCTACTGCTGCGACGGCGACGAGCGCCTGCTTGTCGCCGAGTTCATGCCCAACGATACCCTCGCCAAGCACCTTTTCCACT GGGAAAACCAGACTATTGAATGGGCTATGCGTCTGAGGGTTGCATACTACATTTCGCAAGCATTGGAATACTGTAGTATCAAGGGGCGGCCTTTATATCATGACCTAAATGCATACAGGGTCCTCTTTGATGAG AATGGTGACCCTCGTCTGTCATGCTTTGGTCTGATGAAAAACAGCAGGGATGGAAAAAGCTATAGCACAAACTTAGCATATACACCTCCAGAATATCTGAGAAATG GCAGGGTTACTCCAGAAAGTGTCATATTCAGTTTTGGCACTGTACTCCTTGACCTTCTCAGTGGGAAATGCATACCGCCTTCACAT GCACTCGATATCATGAGAGGCAGAAACATCCAAGCAGTTATGGATTCACATTTGGAGGGGAACTACTCAACTGAGGTGGCTACTACATTGGTGAACCTTGCTTCTCAGTGTCTACAATATGAGCCAAGAGATCGGCCTGACATAAAAAAATTGGTTTCCATTCTGGAGCCTTTGCAGACAAAATTAGAG GTACCGTCCTGTGTGATGCTTGGAATTCCAAAGCCAGTGGAAGAACCACAGACACCTCCTATTCCACAACACCCTCTTTCTCCCATGGGAGAAGCCTGTTCCAGAATGGACCTAACTGCCATCCATCAGATCCTATTTACAGCACATTACAGAGATGATGAAGGGAACAATGAG CTATCTTTTCAAGAATGGACACAGCAAATGAGGGATATGTTGGATGCAAGGAAACGTGGCGACTTTGCCTTCAAAGACAAAGATTTTAAGGCAGCAATCGATTGTTACAGCCAG TTTGTCGATGTGGGGACAATGGTGTCACCGACTGTATTCGCCAGACGAAGCTTGTGCTACCTTATGTGTGACCAACCTGATGCGGCCCTCCGTGATGCAATGCAAGCACAAATCGTCTACCCTGATTGGCCGACAGCATTCTACATGCAGGCAGTTGCACTATCCAAGCTAAACATGCAGAGTGACGCCGTGGACATGCTGAACGAGGCATCACAGCTAGAAGAGAAGAGGCAAAAGAGCACAAGAGTTCCTTGA